A stretch of Henckelia pumila isolate YLH828 chromosome 4, ASM3356847v2, whole genome shotgun sequence DNA encodes these proteins:
- the LOC140865299 gene encoding uncharacterized protein, with product MVRTYKVKGQKRKTKKEKYDSGEESGPLDKEESPQLPKKQKTEATESNGENLIDEMPGIPIVPVESENKPGVIFILEKASLEIAKVGKSYQLLSSDEHANYLLKNRRNPAEYRPDIAFQAIQTILDSRVNKVGRLKALYVKTQEGILFQIKPHARMPRTYKRFSGLMVQLLQKLHITAAGKGEKLLRIIKNPVTQYLPIKSRKIGFSHSSEKLVNIHDYVGTVNRELDLVFVVGAMAHGKIDKDYVEDYISISSFPLSAAYCISMITTSLEQKWEIL from the exons ATGGTGCGAACTTATAAAGTGAAAGGGCAGAAGAGAAAGACGAAGAAAGAGAAGTACGATTCAGGAGAAGAATCTGGGCCGTTGGACAAAGAGGAATCCCCTCAGCTGCCAAAGAAGCAGAAAACGGAAGCCACGGAATCGAATGGTGAAAATTTGATTGATGAAATGCCTGGAATTCCAATTGTCCCTGTTGAATCAGAGAATAAGCCTGGGGTAATTTTTATCCTCGAGAAGGCATCTTTGGAAATTGCCAAAGTTGGCAAG AGCTATCAGCTTTTGAGTTCGGATGAGCATGCTAATTATTTGTTGAAGAATAGACGGAACCCGGCAGAATACCGACCTGATATTGCATTTCAG GCAATCCAAACCATTCTGGATAGTCGTGTGAACAAAGTAGGACGTTTGAAAGCTTTATATGTGAAGACACAAGAAGGTATTCTTTTTCAAATCAAGCCTCACGCTCGTATGCCGAGAACATATAAGCGATTCTCTGGTCTCATGG TGCAACTTCTACAAAAGTTGCATATTACTGCAGCTGGAAAGGGGGAAAAACTTTTGCGGATCATCAAGAACCCGGTCACCCAGTACTTACCGATAAAATCTCGTAAAATTG GCTTCTCACACAGTTCAGAAAAATTGGTTAACATTCATGATTACGTTGGTACTGTCAACCGTGAGCTGGACCTTGTTTTTGTG GTTGGGGCAATGGCCCACGGGAAAATTGATAAAGACTATGTAGAGGATTATATTTCAA TTTCTTCCTTTCCGTTGAGTGCTGCGTACTGCATATCTATGATCACCACCTCGCTGGAGCAAAAATGGGAGATTCTGTAA